Proteins found in one Brachypodium distachyon strain Bd21 chromosome 5, Brachypodium_distachyon_v3.0, whole genome shotgun sequence genomic segment:
- the LOC100845248 gene encoding U-box domain-containing protein 9, whose amino-acid sequence MSEKKAVEKKTGHRQNRKIKPPTRLSPLPNPATAARRTHPSLPKEMVKPPPAEEDTAALRRRLRSLVTALTGEGAVADAFDEAAAALAALREAELSGRGKGARREDMRTVVEAEAVPEQFLCPISSKIMGDPVVVESGQTYDRHFIEEWFSAGNQTCPQSQQVLLNKTLIPNLLIRSMIAQWCTQNGFSLPPVENQNEDHASNSEQRTFDDIFNKITSSSNSTEQKQAIKNLRLLTKRSSEFRAILEERPDSISEMTFSRFSTPELQNDPQVVEDMVTIILNFSLHDSNKKIIGDDPEAIPFLIWALKSGDMGSRSNSAAAIFTLSAVDSNKVKIGELGAMGPLIDLLEHGSIIAKKDAASAIFSLCLLHENRSRATRSGIVDVSMRAIRDQSLTEESLAILALLSSNYDMVELMIEFDGATCMLQAVRESECKRSKENAVVVLFSICMYNRAKLKQVEEHENTNGSLAFLAQNGTPRARRKAAAILEMMTKTKTMHNRHSSC is encoded by the exons ATGTCCGAAAAAAAAGccgtagaaaaaaaaaccgggCACCGGCAAAACCGTAAAATAAAACCTCCCACCCGTCTCTCTCCCCTTCCCAACCCAGCGACCGCGGCGAGGCGCACACACCCCTCGCTTCCCAAAGAAATGgtgaagccgccgccggcggaggaggatactgcggcgctgcggcggcgccttAGGAGTCTCGTTACGGCACTGACCGGTGAAGGTGCCGTAGCGGACGCGTTCGAtgaggcggccgcggcgctcgCGGCGCTAAGGGAGGCCGAACTCAGCGGGCGTGGGAAGGGAGCTCGGAGAGAGGATATGCGAACCGTGGTGGAGgcagaagccgtgccggaacaGTTCTTGTGCCCGATCTCGTCCAAGATCATGGGTGACCCCGTGGTCGTCGAGTCTGGTCAG ACCTATGATCGCCATTTCATCGAGGAGTGGTTTAGTGCAGGGAACCAGACGTGCCCGCAGAGCCAACAAGTGCTTTTAAACAAAACGCTGATTCCTAATCTCCTCATTCGAAGCATGATAGCACAGTGGTGCACACAGAATGGATTTTCCCTGCCACCAGTTGAGAACCAAAATGAAGATCATGCTAGCAACAGTGAGCAAAGAACATTTGATGATATATTCAACAAAATAACTTCATCATCAAACAGCACTGAACAGAAGCAAGCAATCAAGAATCTCAGGCTGCTCACCAAGCGTAGCAGTGAATTCAGAGCTATCTTAGAAGAAAGGCCAGACTCCATATCAGAAATGACCTTTTCCCGGTTTTCTACCCCAGAATTACAAAATGATCCACAAGTAGTGGAGGACATGGTGACTATAATTCTGAACTTTTCACTGCATGATAGTAATAAGAAGATAATTGGAGATGACCCAGAAGCAATCCCCTTCCTCATATGGGCACTCAAATCGGGAGACATGGGGAGCCGCAGCAACTCTGCAGCTGCCATTTTCACTCTGTCAGCTGTTGACTCCAACAAAGTGAAGATTGGTGAATTGGGAGCAATGGGACCTTTGATCGATCTTCTTGAACATGGCAGCATCATAGCAAAGAAAGATGCGGCATCAGCCATTTTCAGTCTTTGTCTGCTCCATGAGAATAGGTCAAGAGCTACACGGAGTGGCATCGTTGATGTGTCGATGAGAGCCATCAGAGATCAGTCGCTTACAGAAGAATCGTTGGCTATACTTGCTTTGTTATCAAGCAACTATGACATGGTAGAGCTGATGATAGAGTTTGACGGTGCCACTTGCATGCTGCAAGCAGTAAGGGAGAGCGAGTGCAAGCGTAGCAAAGAGAATGCAGTTGTAGTCCTTTTCTCGATTTGTATGTACAATCGGGCAAAGCTGAAACAGGTCGAGGAACATGAGAATACGAATGGGTCATTAGCTTTTCTTGCACAGAACGGGACTCCAAGGGCAAGGAGGAAGGCTGCCGCAATCCTGGAGATGATGACGAAAACCAAAACCATGCACAACAGGCATAGTTCTTGTTAG